The Ptychodera flava strain L36383 chromosome 18, AS_Pfla_20210202, whole genome shotgun sequence sequence ataaaaatattctttgtcTTCAGAATGCAGGCATATGTGTATTGTGTATCACTGCCTTCTACAcctaattttttcaaatttgccaTCCCACAAGCTGTGTGAACAAAGGGCCTCAGTCGTATTTATTAAGAAAAGAAATCAGCAAGACAACAAGTACATATACAGGGTCATAGATAGCCAATGACTTGTGAGTCGGTGAAAAGATATATGATCAACATGTCGGTGAAATTGCCAAATGAAATCATTTCTAATATAACATTTCATAACATTCTACACTATATTTTGCCATGTAGTTCAAAAACatacacttttgataaattgccCATGCTTGACTAGTTTCTGCATAGTAACTGATAAACCATATTGTCCATGCTACCTGCATATTTTCCTTTCTTACACAACATAGTGACAGAAAGCTCAGAAGATTCTGCAGCCAGGATTGAAACCATGCATGAGTTGAGAGAGTCAGCTGGACGAGTTACAGCTCCAGAAATGCCCAGGAGACAACCACCAGGTAAGGATTTTTCAAATCCAGAATATGACTACTGTTGTCTATcagtaaaaatttacatttgctTTCAGCAAGTTTGCAAAGAATAGGGAAGATTgttaattaataaaaaaatgatgTGAGAACCCCAGTGTCATTTGTAGTCAGCTTCTTGACTACACTGATATCCTGAGGGGAACCAAAGCAAAATACATAGAGTACCACCCTTCAGCAATTTTTAAGCACTGCTTTAAAAGGTGAATAGTTCCAGTAAATACTAGTGATGCAATGTTGTCATGCCCACCTGAACGTGCATCAGTgatttgtcattgttgaaaaTGGAATCAAAACCCTGGGTAATGAATGAAAAAGCATATTAAATGTGTTTATACATGATGTGCAGTAGATAATCAGAGTTTGTTTTGCCGTGGTTTGCTTTGCATTGATCCCATATGACATGTACCCAGTACTTTTGTTGCAGCTGGTGCCTCAgtaaattttaccagggttcccaagtCATGTAACTGGAGTTCCCCCAGTTTTATAGAAATGTAATCCAATCAAGGGTAACACAGAAATGGTACCAGGGCTTCCACATCATTTACCTACATTATATCTTCCCAAACGATAACACAAACACTGGTGCTGGTAAATGTTTACCGTTTCCTTCCTGAATTTGTTCTCAAACGTCTTATAGATGGGATACTGTATGTTGAGAAAACAAGTATTGTCCCCCAACTTGTAAATTGTAGGGTTCTGTAAAGTTAACACTGACTCTATCAGTGTAACTTGTGTAATGTGGTTTTACATTGTAATTGAAGATTCTAAACTTTGCAATTCATAGTTCCTATCCCATATCAATTAGTCCAAAATTCTGAAAGTTTTGTTACATGTAATGTACACACATCTTCCTCCATCCATTATCTCAAGTTCTTTGGTCTCTGAACTGAGAGGGGAAGATACCGATACGTTCATGTAATTCCCTTTTTCTGCCCATGCTTTTCGTTGTGCCCCAACTTCCAAGGCATTTTGCACACATTTGTGATTCTGTTATGGTTCCCTTATCCTGTGTCATTCTCGTAATGAGCAGTGAATTCCCAGTAAGATGATGAACTGGAAGGTCATTGGAATATTGATATCACTGCTTGAGCCATGGAAACCTTTTTCgcaaatgtaaacaaagcaGAAAATTCTTTCCCTCACTGAGTGTCAAAACCAAGACAATTAAGTGCTcgaacttaaaggtatactgtcacctgttccaattttgccacagttaccatggaaagagaaaatctaaccaatcacagattttaagcgggtggccgctttttaaaaacagcgccctcacatgggcattttgaataccaaggaacacccctttgaccatatatgggcatatttagattacaggtgctGGAACTTTAttaatgttttcattattttcagtgttccGTAAAGCATATTTTAATGTTCTTCACACTAAAGTGTTAACATAAAAATTGTTATCCTTGtcaatgaattctggtctgggtTAAAATTCACCgcatgtcaacaaaaacatttgTCAATGTCACACACAGACAGGGTGTATAACAAGTTCAAAGCTTATAGACAATGGCAACCTTGCCAAGCAAAGTCTATTCATGACAAAGAACGGTGTCGATCAGGCTAGTTGTAGGGACAGATTTTGCATGCCAATGAGTACACTGAGCTGTCAATCATCAGTGTCAATAAAGATCTGAAGCATCACAGTGTCAAGGCAAGTGTAGCGTGAGacttgaggtagaatgcgcctcggggacagatattctgactctaaaatttttacaattcttttgtgatttaccacttgtgggggttcattttaaagctcttggtgtaagaaagcttttcaccagcttagtttttcgaaattcgaaaattttctttttctccatagaaATTTAACcctgggatggcagccattttgcatttcaaatatcagtaaatctttggttatttgtttctctagaatcaaaatttgcacgatgaccctcgatttttattcttgattttgaaagagaatggttgaaagattccttaaggaaagtttgtgcaaaagtgttacgtctttcactttcgaggcgcatactgcttTAAAGGGCCCAGGCACAACACTGATCTAACATACACAAAAAATCTCTTCTATTTGAGTTTTATCGTTCTACCAGTTTAAGGTTACACTTTTTCGTCATACTGACATGCGAAGAAACTGATTGTGATACCCCAGCAGAAGTTTTGCCAACTCAGAGAGGTATCAAATTAGTTCACAAGTActataaatgttgaaaagaataTCATCTTACAGTGCCCTCCAGCAGGGTACTATGGACACCAAGATTCACAATGTTCTTAAGATTTTCATATCAGTCTTCAAttgctgtgtgtgtgtgtgaagtaTCACAGAATTCAGCAATGTTTTATGACTCCAGTTGGAGGAAAACAGGGAAACTTGAATGAGATGAGATACATGTAATGATGCGTTGTAATTGTTTGCATATCAGGTGTAATTGGACAGCGAGTTGCCAAGCAACAAGGTCAATCAAATGGTAATTATTAAGAGTCTCCCAATATTTTATGGGTAAAGCCATTATCTCAAAAATCTTAACAAACATTGTGATAACATTACAATGCTTAATATTTCTTTTGATAAAGTAGTATTATTTCTTTTCCGTTTCTTTGAGAATGTGTTCatttttcttccaaaaaatatatgtgTAAATAGCATGCATCTTGTCATAGTGATAATCAATTGTAACTGTTAGTGACTGATTGCTTATATTGGGCAAGTTTCCCCACCTATTTAGGCTTTATACTGGAGTGCAAAGTTCATTTACAGTACAATAACATGTATGTAGTTCCCAATATCAACCAATGtttggaaattgaaaatatatccTCAGCTCACTTGCCATTTTCTGTATCAATTCTCAGCGCACGTTATAATATTGATGCACTTCCCAAAACCTAACCTAAGTAAAACCTGCATGCAgagtttttataattttgacaCAGGTTTTTGGTAAAACTACATGGACCAGTATATAGTATAAGGACTTAGAAATTTAAATATCTTGAATTAATTATTTGTTCTCTCTGTCTTTGCAGCATTTGAGATAAATGTGGTGCTGTACATAACTTGTTCTTTTTTTGTCATAATAGTGTATATTGTATGAATAGAGCTTTGAACTAGCATGCATGTCACTACATTATCATCCATGTACATAATTGAGCGTACATTTCCTGAGTGTTATTTTACCTcgattttgtatattttcatgGGGTATTGCAAGCCATGGTATCTGATCCTATTACTATTATAattgaaaaaatggaaaaaattgtgtGAATAGTGTTCTCTACAGCTTTGAAAAACAAAGGGtggtcaatttacataacaatatgtaatttgcatattcttttgttatgGAAATATATTCTTTAGTACATTTATTAACATATTAATAGAATGCCCCCAAAACAGTGGATGGCCCACTCCTAAAAAATCCCCTTGTGGTAAACCCTGTAATACTGTTCTGCAGACATGATACCTGTATACAGGCTATATTCTCATAACTCACATTTGAATTTCTATATCGCTTCCCACAGTTCACATGACTCCCATGTCATCTCATCCGGATGCAGACAGGATTCCGGAGACTCCGGCAACCCCTGATGAGTCTTCTCTGGAGGATGATGAATCTGTTGAGACCACTGTGGAATCGCCGGTTGTAGACGGTGACATCGCCAGGATGGAAGGACAGTTGGATAACTGGTGTCTGGACCTCAAGAGAAATGTCTTGGTGAGTAACTCTGGATGCTGAAAGTCTTACCAATAGACATGTGTACCATGGAATAATCTTATTCATCATTTCCACTTAAGAGAGCTGACTATGGAAAATGAGGGGGATGTACAATCAGTAAAGTGGAAATTGTTATTAGTTCGTTGGATTTTGTGATTCTCCATGTATCAAAATCCATATTTAAATGTAGGCGGCAAATTGCAAGGTAAGCAAAGGGCTGTAAATTTAGTTGATAAATGAGAAAGAAATATACTCTGGGACGAACATAAAACATTGTTACCTGTAATGGCTTTTGCTGTAAGCAAAACTCTTGAAAGCAGctgtcctcaatccctggttcttgcgTTATTGGTTgctgacattgactgtttatgtgatttcagTCCTTTGTTCTTCTTGGACAGTTATGTACAGCTAGTCAATCCgctcagagataaagctgataaaaaatcttctttctgGAAAAGAACCCATAGTTTGCATAGATTTGACAGTGAGATACAACAAAACCTTAccaaattactaatttacatcacaTACTTTATTTCTGAAAGTACTGGACTATCTCCAAATATTGCCTGCAAGCGACAAGTTCCCAAAGACAAGAATTATAGACACCGTTGCTAACTTttctaaacaaaacaattttcaatgagGTTCTTGGCTGTAAATTGATCTAAAAGTTTAGTATAGTGGCAATAGCTCTTTTTACCTGGTGAGTGAGTTTAGTATCTTGTGAGCTATCTACGTTTCAAAAAAGTGACAATATTGGAAGTTGTGTTTTCAATCAATTCTCGGAAGCACTACCAGAAGAAACACTGTAACAGCTTGATAGTGTAGACGCATCCCTACTATCACATGGTCATGTACCTTCACATAATACAGTAAATtcctaacaattttttttcaaactttatgccAAAGGCTGAATTCACTCAAGCcaagatagctttggttgagaGACACAGGCAACATCTTCAGGCAGAGAAGGAAAGGTGAGTTTGACAATCGTAAGTTTTCATCAGTCCACTGCCAAAATTTTGGCTCAGTCTAATGGTTCTCACAGATGGTATCAGATACACTGTATATATGAAAGGGTCTCAGAGTCAAGCATATTTGGTACATTATCTGTACTCTCTATCAGTCCCTGTTAGCCAAGCAATGTGGCACTCCCCTGACGACTCGAATTTGAGTTCAGAAGTAACCTGGCTCAGTAATGCCAGCACGGTGCTGTGTTCATGCCTGTTGGCCTCACTCCGCCAGATCATTTATGGCAGTTTGGTGTCATAGAGAGATTAGAATATAAATACAAACTAAAAGGTGCAAGAGAGTGTCGTCCAATACTCAGCAGACTCCGACATGTATAAGTGGAGTATTCTCCCAGTGTTGAAGtgtatggttgtatgttacagtgTATGAATAGTGGGTAATTGTTGGTCAACAACTAACTCATATGCCCCTTTTAATGTGATTTTGCCAAAAAAACAGGAACTCGGCACTCAAATTTACCAACAGGATGCCCAACTTTTACAAGGCAGAAACACCGTCAGTGCTTTGCCAATTGTACAGTTTGAAGCCATCTCATCCAGCTACCTGGAGAACTTCAACCGATTGGTTAGACTTACAGACATGAGTGTTGCAGTTCAGtgtctttttagctactatagactatagtctatagaagctattgggatgggtatccgtccggcgtccgtcgtcagtctgtatgtatgtatgtatgtatgtatgtatgtatgtccgtttgtgaggcgtccgtccactcaaatatcttgagaaccgcagtacttactgatttgatatttgttgtgtagatgaaaaatacgattttgagaactattttttttaattttttgatattgttgaaaataggcaaattaatgccaaaaaaggtgtttttggtaaaaatcttcttcttcataaccgctggtcagacagctttgttatttggtatacaggtccctaggggtaacccaacttagacttgttcaaattgtgatgaaatatgcaaatctgtatttttaaggaatttttttgtcatttttggtcaaaatttgacttacattgtatgtaattcttgtactgtataaatcctatcaattcacccagaaaaaaataattaatatgattttaaataattgaattaattaggaaatcatcaaagccaaaataattttagtgtggaattatcagaaagttcaactttttttgacagttcatagtgaaatgcttaccatcttggaggattaaaacatgtaaaggcaactttcctgaatcccaactttgacatattctgaaccgtcatttattgtgccctgtatgttatctaaaagaaattgctcaaaatagtcaatagagatagagatagagatagagaaagttctaatttccatttatggttgacttggtaaggataaaataaaattactttttgaggaaaaaaatagagtggtcaattaaaagagtggtcaaagtgatagggtttttatggtaaagctgggctgtataaagattcctcatgtgctacagtgtatttatagcaattatgcaatctgtgtaaacagtgcaatgaaagtgtaacatgattccttataatgcttttgatgaccttgaacttcttaagtttcaaacctttgtctcttcagtgtgctttctctgagtatgtacagtctcaacttattaaacagaactcacaatgttaatcaaagatatccaccttcttcatcaatacatgtgtcacaaaagagctctgtcaactgttgagttgcttgttctttcaaaaccgctggtcagacagctttaatatttagtttacttgtccataggatgaccttagtgagataatttcatacagtcaggaaatacttaattttgtatccatgtctatagtagcttcagggactttggccctatgtttttataCCCCCAAAGCCTTTTCCGTGACACAGTTATCAATATATCTTCATTCAGACATGCCAAAGAGAAACACAAGCTATTGAATGAGATAGAGAGTCTGAAAGAGCTACTGAATACGTATGAACAGTCCATAGAGAGGAAAGACCAGGTCATCTCCAACCTGACACACGCCTTGCAGAAACAGagagaaagatttgaaatgCTGAAGAAGTTCAACTCATGGAAGTTGAGATACTCTGACGACAAGAGAGAGGTAAGAACAACATTCCATGGCAGGCTGTCAACATTTTCCATAATAATGATTTGAAGACTGGTGACAGGTTGAACtgcctgatttttattcaaGTAATGTTTCTTTTCCCTAGACCTTATTATCAAGGTTTGGCACAGACCTGTTATTGTCAATTGCCTCGTTGAACCACTTCACAGGTAAATTAGTCATTGTGTAAAGTCAAGGGGAAATTTCAAATGCAGACATGCAAATGCTATGATTGATCATAATTTAGGTGTTACTGTAACTTGGCATTTAGAATATGTTCTATGGCACAGCGCATTTGGTTGTGTAATTGATAGATAGTTTTAATTGCATGTGTGTTCATTTTATTCTAGCAGCATCATGTCTGTTTCAGAGCATTCAGGTTCATATAGTTCATAAATTGCAGAAATCCTTGTACTGGTTGTAACCCACAAATAACAATTCTTCGACAGAATAAtattcttatttgcatatactTGGATCTGTACAcatataccgtactcgtccgagtataagcccccggttcggcaacactaaacagcggtaaaactaggggaggggcttatactcgagcaaccccatgttatctggcatggacgcttaatttatgctaattttatgcacgatttttttcaacaccaatcgatctttctatcgctttcaaaatcgacttacacatccaaagaaattgatcgtacaatctctgaatacagaagtgacattttggtgaaatttcagcgtcgaaaaaaacccaaacttgaaacaaagatgtcatgtatgctgctgatcaacagtaatgtgaacaggcatgcattgcccacacggaaaggcaactcaatattccaatatcaactgtctacatcttgtgaaaacaacaacatagcagtgaaaattgtaatagtcaccaggaacaGTTCACAAATGAatggataattgcttcaaacaaaagaaactgcatgttccaagcatgaaaacatcgtgccgtgaatgaaaataaacaatggcggacgtgagtgagactattctatttaggcgacaggggtgagtagggtcaaagagtcaagatagtactggaaaaacgtgtcattttccttacgatattgtcaAGTGAACtcgtttcccattgttttaatatctcttaatggtttctttattatctaaaattaattttaccaagttaaatgaccaaatatactctcctaacctttctgtatttgagttacactagggtaggggcttatacacggatgtaatgcattttctaaaatcctctaaaatcggtaggggggcttatacacgagcaggggcttatactcggacgagtacggtaacaCACTTTGCACATCTAGacaattatgtttacattttatacTTTCAGTTCTGAAAGTATCGCTCATCATTATGTCATCAACATTCTTTACATCATTTGCTTCTTTTGCAGGCATTTGCCAGCTGCCTAGCTCGCAAACACTACCACCACAAGATAATGTCCAAGGTATGGGATGGCTGGCACAGCATAATCGAGGCTAAGTGGAGACACAGAGTAGAGAAAGCCTGCCAATCCAAGGCACAGGAAGTCTGTATGACACTTACCAATGACTATGAAGCTAAACTTGCATCTGTAAGTACACAGTATATccctttatttctttcttttgttttttcttgcttttttgTCGTCACTCACCATATCAGTGTATTGTATGCAGTGTGTGATACAACTGTCACCACAAATTGTGTAGGTAATCAACAATGATGAGACTACACAAAAGTACAAACAGCAATACTGACCATTCTAAAAATCTAACAGACTGGTGAATATTTTTGCCAGACTATGGTACAGAAAAGTACAGAAGCAACTAACCAGGGTACAGAATTCCTGATACTGGCCCTATCATATCATAGAAATTTAGAATATGTCCCAGGGGTAGTTTTAGAAATGAATTATCAATTTGTTAAAAGGTTCAGTTCGACTGATTTCATGATGAGTTTAAATGTTGAAGTAAGTATAAATTATGATGCCTGTAGAGATTAAATTAAACATATACAAAATTCTATCATTTTATcgatcaaattcatgaaaaaaaaaaccaaataagtGTCTCAGATAATAAAATAATGTTATTGTTGCCTATAAAATTGCAGTGGAGAATTCAGTCATACAATtgcatttttcataattgcataATGAAGTAACACTCATTCATTGAGACCACTTTTTAGCAGATCCAACTTTTTTCCACAGTTGAATGAAGCCTTGGAGTCGTCCCGGAATGAAGTGCAAAGACTGCACGCGGAAAGGGACCACTACGAAGAGACCATGAAGAAAGCGTTCATGAGAGGAGTGTGTGCTCTCAACCTGGAAGCCATGTCCATGTTCCATGAGAAGGATGGTAGGTGCAGAATTCAGTTTGATACTCAACCGCTGTCTAAGGTGGTTTCACAATCCTTTGCCAGCCGACTTCAGTACAGCCCTGGTTAGAAGGTCATACTGACAGCAGGAAAGTGAGATGAAAGAGACGCGGTTTGTTGTTTTGCTTGTACCGTATAATTTGCCCCTGAACTGTTTCACACCTCACGTATCCACATACTTCAGTTCAAAACTGTTGGTTTCAGGTACCACTATGTTGTAGGGCCAACATGCTTGTAACCAgggatgaaaatatttcagttgcTTTGCTTTTGACATTATAATAACATCATTGGTGATCATAAGGTTGTTAATTATGTTATGTCAGAATTGAATGAGGCAAGAAACAACTAAATTTCTTTCATCAATGATAGTAACTTATATTCCTTTGGAATTTCAATGAGTACAGAAAGACTATGGTGATCAGTTTTTTAGGGCAACAcccctcaaaattttacttGGGTTGCCCAGTCAAGTTTCTAAGAGTTCCTCACAGTTAATCAATGTACTAGTGGGAGGACTGCCCTGTTTATTAATAAATTCTACAAGGTTCCCCTGTCGAGTTCATGGGTTTTCCACTGTAAATCATTGTATAAAGAGAGAGAAGAAATGCAACTGTGTCCAAAGACACTGGTATGGTAATGAAATATTTCCTTCAGCagattatcacatacatagtaTTTTTCTTATGTTGCATAGATGCAAGTACAAGTGAACAAGCAGAACAAATCCAATTTGACAGTCCAAGTGTACCGCTACAAGCACCTCCAATGCCAGTATCCAATGGCTTCCCACAACAGCCTCATGCACAGCCGTCAACAGCCATGCCAGCAGGACCTAGGACAGTCACCAGCCAGGATGGTGTGACAGCCAGTACGCTGACCCAGACTGTGACTCGTACAACCACTAGACGAGTTGTAAGTGTACACGCAAAATGTAAactcacagaaaaaaaaaaatgaaaaaaaatcaacttttctATCTTTTTTAATTCTATCAAACAATTAACcgtttgagtgccaaagtcaacttttgttgccttgaTGGAATGTATCGCCAACAACATTTTTCAGatgtaaacaattttttttcagaattttcccaaaattttggtcaaaaattgtagcaAACAAAAAGTTGTGGCCATTTGGTGCAAAACtaccaaataaaatacaacaaaattcctaaaaattggtaaaatgttacactgaaattttggtgggaaaaattacagtactcaaagggttaaattgacACAAACAACCGACTTAGGTAGCATGGGCCTCACAAAAGACTCACATTTATGcctaaactttcctcaagaacaaatttaaacattgttttccaaaatcacaaacaaaaccAGGGTTAACTATGcaattttggtactaaagaaacaaataacctaacaTTCACAGATATTTGAGGTTCAAAATAGCAACCTTCTCTATGTTATCTAGAGTCTATgggcaaaaatcaaatttccagttttcacaaaaacagGATGGTGCATACTTCATTTACTCCAAAAGTTTCAGGAGTCCACGCATGCCTCACAACAGcaaattaaggtaaaattttagAGTTAGAATATCCATTCCCAAGCTACCTCAAGCCTAAAtgacatgtatatttttatctCATTGTGTGTATTTCCCTTCATAATGCTTTTACTCAAAGGGGGAGTATGCAATGATAAATTATTGTTATTCACTACATGTTGCCAATTCATGCCAACATACACTTTAGGTACAAGGTTGTACTCTTGGTAAATATATAAAGGAAGTACCTGtattaaaaaactaaaatttgttgATGTTAGGCAAACATTGAGGACACGAATTATGCCATTTATTTTAGCACTTGAAAACGAGGTATAGAAAGAATTTTGATCCCTGTCTTTTCATAAGCTGGTTACATTATTTTCACTTCTGCTTGTGATAGTtgccaaattaaaaaaatggccAAGCTGAGGCCTGACCATCTGACAATTTTTGAGGCATTATTTGTTATACAGGGAAGTGTAAAAAGTGCAGGGCTGGAGATAAATATGTACATTGTCAGTAGTTTGtaatgtcaaaaaattttttacGGTgcaaccccattgttttcaacagaATGGTTTGACCTACTTTGGAGGAAGTTGGGTGGACAGGTCAAACTAACCTACACTAACTGTAAGCTGCGACATCCACCCTATATACAGGCCAGTATATCACACAAGCCCAACTTTTAAccgcaacttttttttttttttcacaataatgtCATTATAGGGGCCCAGCAGAACAACCACAAGTGCACAGAAAGCCCCCAAGACAATTACTGCCAAAGTGACGGCCAGACCAGATACCATGAGAACAGGACAAGCTTCACTGAGTGGTGTCGGTCTAGCGCCCCCTATGAGCTCAGTTCTGGTGGAAAGACATCACCCCGTCACTCAGGTAAGCACTGTCGGGTTGTCACTATAGAGGGCGCCATGACAGGCAAGCTTCAGAAGTGTCATATCAAGATACCTATACATTCGTGTAACATGGCTACTGAGATAATAAAATCAAGTCATTCAcatgttcaaatttgaaatgataGATTTTCTCGATTATTCTTGTTGTTTGACATGACgcaaattttatcacataatcagcaaatttttttgtgaactctgttgatattggTAAAATATAGATGCCATTGTCATGAATGTCAACAAGTTGAATTACAAACTAGTTATACTTGACAATTCTGACATTTTAATGCACTATattataattatgtaaatacaatgtaattattcagaatgttATCGAAATCAAAGAATGGTCAGTTTCATGCCCTGACAAAATATATGAAACTGTATTTAtgggaaaaaaaagaagaaagcgTGAATATGTTTGACTGCTGCATGTATGACTTAAACATACATTCTGTGTAATTGTAAGTTCTCCTGAAATGTATTTTCAACGAATGACCTTGATACTTGGGTTtctgtttatttcatttgtttgttagTTGTGTTTTGTATCCTTGTTATCCATAATAGTAGTATCAGTGTTTTCATCATGCTCTCAATGCTTTGTGTTGAACTTTCACAGCAAACCATGGGACATGCCATTGCGAGTCAC is a genomic window containing:
- the LOC139117118 gene encoding centrosomal protein POC5-like isoform X1, whose translation is MSSTEEDSVPVLPEDSPGSSVSSTLQDEYQQLLKYAVITPSFDPGQLPQTLAEATRSFREQKDQLIFQDSSVTESSEDSAARIETMHELRESAGRVTAPEMPRRQPPGVIGQRVAKQQGQSNVHMTPMSSHPDADRIPETPATPDESSLEDDESVETTVESPVVDGDIARMEGQLDNWCLDLKRNVLAEFTQAKIALVERHRQHLQAEKERHAKEKHKLLNEIESLKELLNTYEQSIERKDQVISNLTHALQKQRERFEMLKKFNSWKLRYSDDKREAFASCLARKHYHHKIMSKVWDGWHSIIEAKWRHRVEKACQSKAQEVCMTLTNDYEAKLASLNEALESSRNEVQRLHAERDHYEETMKKAFMRGVCALNLEAMSMFHEKDDASTSEQAEQIQFDSPSVPLQAPPMPVSNGFPQQPHAQPSTAMPAGPRTVTSQDGVTASTLTQTVTRTTTRRVGPSRTTTSAQKAPKTITAKVTARPDTMRTGQASLSGVGLAPPMSSVLVERHHPVTQQTMGHAIASHYPRQQVGGPSSGGTGSSIAQRKIAGQTGGKVPLASPNIMTVKVVQ
- the LOC139117118 gene encoding centrosomal protein POC5-like isoform X2 produces the protein MSSTEEDSVPVLPEDSPGSSVSSTLQDEYQQLLKYAVITPSFDPGQLPQTLAEATRSFREQKDQLIFQDSSVTESSEDSAARIETMHELRESAGRVTAPEMPRRQPPVHMTPMSSHPDADRIPETPATPDESSLEDDESVETTVESPVVDGDIARMEGQLDNWCLDLKRNVLAEFTQAKIALVERHRQHLQAEKERHAKEKHKLLNEIESLKELLNTYEQSIERKDQVISNLTHALQKQRERFEMLKKFNSWKLRYSDDKREAFASCLARKHYHHKIMSKVWDGWHSIIEAKWRHRVEKACQSKAQEVCMTLTNDYEAKLASLNEALESSRNEVQRLHAERDHYEETMKKAFMRGVCALNLEAMSMFHEKDDASTSEQAEQIQFDSPSVPLQAPPMPVSNGFPQQPHAQPSTAMPAGPRTVTSQDGVTASTLTQTVTRTTTRRVGPSRTTTSAQKAPKTITAKVTARPDTMRTGQASLSGVGLAPPMSSVLVERHHPVTQQTMGHAIASHYPRQQVGGPSSGGTGSSIAQRKIAGQTGGKVPLASPNIMTVKVVQ